A segment of the Ipomoea triloba cultivar NCNSP0323 chromosome 1, ASM357664v1 genome:
aTGGTGAATAGAAAAAGACaaaggccaatcctagagataaaagcagaggtgagccatcttatctggatacggggtaaccattgcaccgtcttcgaaaaagcatggagatccatgtgaagtcggttaccccgaagagatcctgaaagatgagaaaatagagaggaggtgagccacttcgctaggattcaggcacccattgcactgaccttcgaaaaaacatggagctccatgtgaagtcgggtcgcctaatgacgttatcctaggaggtgagaaaatagagtgatcgcccaagccatggcgatgagcggtccatgtccctgccctcacttatataatgtaaaggggctttggcgttatgGTAGGAAATTGGCCGAGGGAtgaacatcgttcccactagtcggatcggctggaggcccctagaaaatacaaggtgaaagtcTTTGGtaacttgcatgcttgaaggtgtgaacaaaactcTTTATGtcatatccatctcttgagacctcacttccttagcatatttcctACATTTGATTGGCATGAGTTTagcggtcttggtagatagtgtaggggatttcacccactcaactccaaacacctacacatcacttgaccaattaaccatgaaagaaagaactattcttggtgcttacatgattagggattagaaaagtatgcttgcttgaggacaaacaaggtttaagtgtggaaactttgataagcaccaagaataccGTTTAAAAAGGGTCTTAATTGGATTAAAAGTGCAatgttttgacatccgattataacaattgcatgcattttagctcagatgtgattaaaatcttctaacatcattcctaggaagagtttttaggtattttacaggttggagagggatttgaggctaaaaaggagcaaaagacaaacaaaccgcaatgcagtatcgtcccacgcagcctcacacgcgtgtggctgggcgtagAAACTTTCCAGAAacctcccacgcccaccaccacgcgtgtaaGCATGcatggtcgggccaagggccattttgggaaatttgttcccttttgtcactgatagacgccaaaagtacctatttatctataacttattaagttaatttctttctaaaaacaagtcttagagagtgcaattatgtgtttacatgctattttactaacaaattgcaaatgagttctgtgtggagtgttttgaagaattcccataggaatgaaggctgaaatcaaccgaaaAGGAGCGTAAATCATTGAAAGGAAGAACTaatccacatgggagcacacgaagaccaaaccggaaacaacaaaaggaaacgaaaatgaagaaaccacgcccatgagcctcacacgcgtgtgagctggtgtggaaatattccagtaaccgtccacgccagtccacacgcgtgtggcaaacgtggggcggcaccagaaaagctgcgcgatgttttagtatttaagtgacatttcagctaggtttatggagtcttttgtcacattttccATTCTAcatttttaggttaggtttagataggattaggaggGAAGGAGGAGcttcttggagaagagaactagatctccatagctttgaagatcttttgggtaatttctttgataaaagacttgttttctctttggcttcctcttacttttcctttttccttaaagttgtttgctttatatattgatcttgtagatatgcttttctattttgatgctttgatgttgctaaagcctatgagaggctaatccctaggataggggctagattgaatgtatgattggtgttcatgatctaatttgatgaatgagtttgatttctttcgggaatgttgaatttgtgtgtatgttttgtatgatcttgttagatcgagggccccgatctctctaagagtataggatcatctctttggcgagatatcgcaaagagatgtagcccactacccacatctcccactctcaatctgagaagatgagatccggagggaacttgtagataaagtgtttgataaaattccccaaccgactgaggattgggagcttgagtgtgacgccactcaggacaatgttccaagctccttcaaccgtAACTCAAAAGAAATCAACGCTCTACCTTATgcttgaaccaatctccatgacatcttagccccatccgcctttattcCCTTTGTTTACCTCTTTATTTCATTAACCTTTGCCCTCTCAATATCtcctttttaccaaaatcctCACGATCCatcttaacgttattcaaacaaaccaaggtagcaaagccgtatattatccaatttgccatccgcgagagatacgacactcggggagttcatgactcttcgttttaacacccccAACACCTTCACTATCCACTCACCCATACAAACACCgtttcaaaatggcgccgttgccggggatggcaaacggtgaatttaaagttttactatcttgaatcgtttggataacttgtttactttcttttcttttgtcttgttttattaccaattacacttccgcacccaaccacacactatttgagctaatctgtgaaaggagttacctcttgtgctccgattcCTTGCCTGAAAATTTGTTTGCAGGAATTTCTTCGATTGAATCATGGATCCACCGCACCCTAATGATCAATCTTACCATAGTCATATACCATATGGAAGAAATCCCTACTATCCTTCACCACCCCAACTTTCATACCCACCACCTCAATACCATCATAACTACCATTTTCCCTACCTACCTTCTTTCCCATACTCACTACCTCCTCCACCAATttattatcatgaacaagcGTACGTTACACAACATTTTCAACCCCAGAGATATCCTACTCATGAGATACCTTCTTTTTACCCTCCAATGCATTACGACgagccaaaacatcaaaatcctgaaatttttgcgagctgtgatcctgccacgagatccacacgcgtgtgcgctggcgtgggagctcactggaacaaTTCCATGCCGcgtcacacgcgtggtgaggacGTGGACGGATCATATGCACATGCCTATTCTTCTACTTCCTTAGAGCAACCTCTTTCACCTAAAAACAACCAAACCACCCTCGAACAACGTTTAAATGATTTCATCCAAGAAGCAAGGGAGGAGAATACCAGACTTAAAGAGACCATTACTAAAGAGATGCTcggagaaattcaagaactacGCCACGAGACACTTTCACCGCTCCACACAGTTGAGAGCGCACTCGCAAAAATTATGGAAATGATCCAATCCCAGGGTGAAACAGATGTAAATGCCGTAACGTTGAGAAGCAGAAGAGCACTTCCAAACGTTGTTCCACCTCCACCGCAGTCCATTCCAACAGAAGAGCCAAGACTGGACAATGAGGAGACCACCAATTCAACGCANccactacccacatctcccactctcaatctgagaagatgagatccggagggaacttgtagataaagtgtttgataaaattccccaaccgactgaggattgggagcttgagtgtgacgccactcaggacaatgttccaagctccttcaaccgtAACTCAAAAGAAATCAACGCTCTACCTTATgcttgaaccaatctccatgacatcttagccccatccgcctttattcCCTTTGTTTACCTCTTTATTTCATTAACCTTTGCCCTCTCAATATCtcctttttaccaaaatcctCACGATCCatcttaacgttattcaaacaaaccaaggtagcaaagccgtatattatccaatttgccatccgcgagagatacgacactcggggagttcatgactcttcgttttaacacccccAACACCTTCACTATCCACTCACCCATACAAACACCgtttcaaaatggcgccgttgccggggatggcaaacggtgaatttaaagttttactatcttgaatcgtttggataacttgtttactttcttttcttttgtcttgttttattaccaattacacttccgcacccaaccacacactatttgagctaatctgtgaaaggagttacctcttgtgctccgattcCTTGCCTGAAAATTTGTTTGCAGGAATTTCTTCGATTGAATCATGGATCCACCGCACCCTAATGATCAATCTTACCATAGTCATATACCATATGGAAGAAATCCCTACTATCCTTCACCACCCCAACTTTCATACCCACCACCTCAATACCATCATAACTACCATTTTCCCTACCTACCTTCTTTCCCATACTCACTACCTCCTCCACCAATttattatcatgaacaagcGTACGTTACACAACATTTTCAACCCCAGAGATATCCTACTCATGAGATACCTTCTTTTTACCCTCCAATGCATTACGACgagccaaaacatcaaaatcctgaaatttttgcgagctgtgatcctgccacgagatccacacgcgtgtgcgctggcgtgggagctcactggaacaaTTCCATGCCGcgtcacacgcgtggtgaggacGTGGACGGATCATATGCACATGCCTATTCTTCTACTTCCTTAGAGCAACCTCTTTCACCTAAAAACAACCAAACCACCCTCGAACAACGTTTAAATGATTTCATCCAAGAAGCAAGGGAGGAGAATACCAGACTTAAAGAGACCATTACTAAAGAGATGCTcggagaaattcaagaactacGCCACGAGACACTTTCACCGCTCCACACAGTTGAGAGCGCACTCGCAAAAATTATGGAAATGATCCAATCCCAGGGTGAAACAGATGTAAATGCCGTAACGTTGAGAAGCAGAAGAGCACTTCCAAACGTTGTTCCACCTCCACCGCAGTCCATTCCAACAGAAGAGCCAAGACTGGACAATGAGGAGACCTCCATTCCAACAGAAGAGCCAAGACTGGACAATGAGGAGACCACCAATTCAACAGAAGAGCCAAGACTGGACAATGAGGAGACCACCAATTCAACGCAAGCGCCAAGACTGGACAATGAGGAGACCACCAATTCAACGCAAGCCGAACGAGCTCTTGAAGAAGAACTCAGGAAGGAAGAAATACAACCACAACCTTCttggaaaggaaaagaagtCATGCAAGAACCACCGCTTGTGCCAAAAGCAAAACTTCCGTTCCCTCAGAGATTCCGCACAGATATCGACAACGCCAAATACGACAAATTCCTACAAATGCTACGCCAATTACATGTTGATATGCCATTCATCGATGCACTAGGAGAAATGCCGAGGTATTccaaattccttaaagatcttcTATCTAATAAAAAGAGATTAGCTGAAACTGCTACTGTTGTGCTGGGAGAGgaatgttctgctatattacataaggatgtgcctagaaaattaaaagatcctggaagctttactataccttgtaatataggaggaacGACTTTTAATAGAGCCTTGTCAGACCTAGGTGCTAGCATCAATCTAATGCCCTTTGCATTATATCGACAATTGAATCTAGGAACCCTTAAGCCTACGCGCATGAGCATTCAACTAGCTGACCGATCCACCAAATACCCtaggggtatagtggaagatgttctagttcgagttgataaatttatttttccagtGGACTTTGTAATCTTAGATATGGACCCAGATGTGGAGATTTCTCTCATCTTGGGCAGACCTTTCTTGGCGACTGCTAGAGCTTTAATAGATGTGGGAGAAGGCAAACTCGTTATCCGTGTAGGAGACGAGTCTGCTAGCTTCGACGTGactaaaatgatgaaatatcatttagatggtgatgaatgcttttttgttgattatgtgcatgatgaaattgattatctGTGTGAAGTACCTAAAGCTAAGaggcatgattttaattgggaatgtcccataggtgctaagagttataatgaaagtacttttgagcatgaacttaattctttacatattgctttacaccgagaggtcgatcgttttaatttgcttaataatgattgtgtctctgaatttgttgagaatataaactctGTTGGTGAAGTCTTGGAGGGAATGGTTGGAAATGacggggatgaatttgatgaattcaaggaggaatatgatgatgaaaatgagaACAGGAAAGAAGACAATGAGATAATGCATGAAGAAGAATTAAAACCTTTACCtgctcatcttgagtatgcCTATTTAGGAACAGAGAAAGAATTACCAGTTGTTGTTGCAACAGATCTttcagaaagacaaaaagaacaactgataacagtgcttaaaagaaacaaagaagctataggttggaagaTGGCTGACTTGAAGGGGATTAATCCggccatttgcacacataaaattctattgGAAGAAGGATCTAAACCTGTGGCGCAACCGCAGCGTCGACTTAACCCGAACACATTTGAAgtcgtgaaaaacgaggtgatcaaacttatggatgtTGGAATGATCTACCCGATTTTGGACAGCACATGGGTCAGTCCAACTCACGTAGTaccaaagaaaggaggaatcacaGTCACTAAGAATGATAACAAGGAGCTGATTCCTACAAGAAagataactggatggagagtctgtatCGACTATAGAAAGCTCAACGAAGCCACCCGTAAAGACCACTTTCCGTTGCCCTTTATAGATCAAATGATTGAAAGAGTAAGCGGGTACGGTTACTACTGTTTCTTGGACGGAATGagcggatactttcaaattccagtagccttggaggatcaagagaaaacaacattcacttgtccgtttggtacatttgcttacagaagaatgccatttggtctctgtaacACCCCTGCCACCTTCATGCgttgcatgttggctatttttgaagatttcattggcgatttcatggaagttttcatggacgatttcacaatttttggggaaacttttgaagaatgctttggaaatttggaaaaagtttTGAAACGATGCCAGCAAATGAATCTAGCATTATCATGGGAAAAATGCTATTATATGGTCATAGAAGGAATTGTGCTTggacataaaatttcaaaaaaaggaattgaggtTGACAGAGCTAAAACAGCAGTTATTGAAACCTTACCACCACCGCACAACGTGACATCTTTGAGAAGTTTCTTGGGACATGTGGGACTTTATAGAAGATTTATTAAAGACTTCTCGAAAATTGCAAGACAGTTGACCAAACTGTTAGAGAAGGACGCAGTGTTTGAATTAAACAAGGACGCAATGAGAGCATTCCAGAATTTAAAGGAtgccatggtacatactccaatccttgtaggaccaaaattggaTCAACCCTTTGAGTTGATGTGTGACGCGAGCAATTTCGCTGTTGGAGTTGTGCTAGGAcagaaaaatgataagaaatttcagCCTATCGCCTATGCTAGTCGAATGTTAACTAAACCGAAGCAAACTTATACCACGACCGAGAAAGAACTGTTTGCAATCGTGTTCGCATTAGATAAATTTAGATCATATCTTTTAATGTCAAAGGTCGTCATTCATACTGATCATGCGGCTATCAAGTTTCTTATGTCTAAACCAGAAGCAAAGCCAAGATTGATCAGATGGATTTTGCTATTGCAAGAATTTAACGTGACAATCGTGGACCGAAAAGGAGTTGAAAATAGTGCAGCAGATCATTTGTCAAGGTTAGAGAATGAGAAAGGACAGGATATGATTGGGGaagtgaatgaatattttccagaGGAAAAACTGATGGGTCTCTATCTCACACCTTGGTATGCAGATCTAGCTAACTATCTTGTAGGGGGAGAGTTACCGGAATTTTTGAATACACATGCCCGAAGGAAGTtaatagcagaatctcgatATTACTTCTGGGACGAACCATATCTCTTCAAAGTGTGCGCGGATCAAATAATTCGTCGTTGTGTAACGGAGGCTGAAGGACATGAGATCCTTAGAGACTGCCATCGAATAGGCCATCACTCAGCTAACCGAACTGCTAGGAGAGCacttgaagcaggattctactggccctcaatatttcgggaTGCTCAAATCTGTGTCAGAAACTGTGATAGATGTCAACGAACTGGGAACATCATTGGAAAAGATGAGATGCCGCAGAATTACATACTTGCGTgcgaaattttttatatatggggactagactttgcaggaccatttccggattccaaaggtttcaaatatatctTTATCGCAGTGGACTAtgtctccaaatgggttgaagcagaagcacttCGGAACAATGATGCAAGAAGTGTAACAAGATTTCTAAAGAGATTgttcacaagatttggagtaccACAGATTGTGATTAGCGACAAGGGGACACACTTCCGGAACGTACCCATGCGAAGATTACTTCAAAAGCAAGGTATACAACACCGGGGGGGAGTCCTGTATCATCCTCAGACTACCGGGCAGGTTGAGAATGCAAATAGAGATATTAAggccatattggaaaagacagtagctcggcatagaaaggattggattgacaagcttaacgatgcattatgggccttccggactgcttataagacgccgataggaactactccatacagattggtatatggcaaagcatgccaccttccagttgaaatcgagcataaggcgtattgggccattaaaaaactaaatgaagatctattcatagcagggcaggagcgaatgtttcaaatgaatgaattggaagaatggcgtttgttggcctatgagacatccagatcttacaaAGAACGATCTAAGTTTTACCACGACATGCATATCAGGaaaaacaaataattcattgagggagataaagtgttgttattcaattccagaTTGCGATTGTTTCCTGggaaacttaaatcaagatggaCAGGACCTTATATCGTTACAAAGGTATTTCCTTATGGAACCTTGGAGATCATGCATCCAGAAAAAGGATCTTTTAAAGTAAAcggccaccaagtcaagaaatactatggAACGGAAAATTCGAAAGGGACAGTCCAGTGTTGCAGGCTAATACCCTGGGAAGATGAATAGCGCAATCTTCATGACAttttcgtcgggctaaagaTGTTAAATGTAGCGCTGACCGGAAGGCAACCCGTTATTTACCATGCTTTATTACTATCCTTACTTTATTATGACAAATAACATCCgagttgaaattccctatttttgtagactccatatttccatgcagatctctttgcaagaacatgagaatcATCCATCCAAGCATTTTGAAGCAATATGAcatgggatgcttactaggttatctacctcttatcccttgtttatctattatgtgaacctcattttttccttttaaagtgtggaaaaatgcatgttttgttgtttctctatttCATTACGTTCTAAGttaacatcgaggacgatgtttggtctaaagtgtggaaagagctgtagctgtgcttgaaatgaaaatcttaattaagaactttatctcatttgtttgaaaaataatcaagccacaagcatgtgttgttattcattctatctttggataatgctaaatctgtgccaaaaagtttactctttgaataaccttggaagtacccctacattgacctttaaaaattttaaaaagttgtatgcttgtgtggtattcacctcatattttgtaaagaccttagttaaggatctctcgaagtgggagtgtgcaacccctaGTTTCAGAAAGATAAGTTAAGCGAAGCCCAGAATTGAAAAATCttagaatagaacatggggcaaaaggagagctttctgtGAGTATTGAATGAAATATCCCTGTTTTccccaagtaaaaggcatgaggggttgttgttcggaaaaatgagtagaaaaggcaaaaaggccaatccccgagataagatacgaggaaagccatctcgctaggtggtgaacaaccatagtctcctaaatacacaaatgttatatctggagttggttgttcacaataaaatggccctaggagatgagaaaattgagatgagggaagccgcttcgctagAATTCAAGCACTCATCGCActgccttcgaaaaagcatggagctccatgtgtagtcgggttgcttgacgatgttaccctaggaagtgagaaaaatgagttaccgcccaagccactggcggagagaggcccatggatctattttcacttacttttacgttgggctttggcgataagggaggccagttgattaggttttgtacatcgttcccactagggggatcaacttaaggcctttgcacaatgagaggtgaatgaaattttggactgcatgcttgatactgtgaaaattaattaactgtccaacttgtgaccgacaggggttttgctttgtttgaatattcatagaagtgtatggcacatttttatcattccttgaagatattgtgaaggatttcacatctcctggtagattgtgttttgaatgaatgaTTATCATTGAGCACATCTTTAGCTTAGATACTTTTGGTatctaaatgagaaggttttgaatgtacaatttgctcgtggacgagcaatctaaagtgtggaaactttaatagacgccaaaagtacctatttatctataacttattaagttaatttcttgctaaaaacaagtcttagagagtgcaattacgtgtttacatgctattttactaacaaattgcaaatgagttctatgtggagtgttttgaagaattcccacaggaatgaaggctgaaatcaaccgaaaAGGAGCATAAATCATTGAAAGGAAGAACTAATCCAAATGGGAGCAGacgaagaccaaaccggaaaaaacaaaaggaaacgaaaatgaagaaaccacacccacgagcctcacacgcgtgtgagctggggtggaaatattccagtaaccgtccatgccagtccacacgcgtgtggcagacgtggggcggcaccagaaaaGCTGcacgatgttttagtatttaagggacatttcagctaggtttagggagtcttttgtcacattttccATTCTAcatttttaggttaggtttagataaGATTAGGAGGGAAGGAGGAGcttcttggagaagaaaactagatctccatagctttgaagatcttttgtgtaatttctttgataaaagacttgttttctctttggcttcctcttacttttcctttttccttaaagttgtttgctttatatattgatcttgtagatatgcttttctattttgatgctttgatgttgctaaagcctatgagaggctaatccctaggataggggctagattgaatggatgattggtgttcatgatctaatttgatgaatgagtttgatttctttggggaatgttgaatttgtgtgtatgttttgtatgatcttgttagatcgaggaccgcgatctctccaagagtataggatcatctctttggcgagatatcgcaaagagatgtagcccactacccacatctcccgctctcaatctgaaaagatgagatccggagggaacttgtagacaaagtgtttgataaaattccccaaccgactgaggattgggagcttgagtgtgacgccactcaggacaatgttccaagctccttcaaccgtAACTCAAAAGAAATCAACGCTCTACCTTATgcttgaaccaatctccatgacatcttagccccatccgcctttattcCCTTTGTTTACCTCTTTATTTCATTAACCTTTTGCCCTCTCAATATCtcctttttaccaaaatcctCACGATCCatcttaacgttattcaaacaaaccaaggtagcaaagccgtatattatccaatttgccatccgcgagagatacgacactcggggagttcatgactcttcgttttaacacccccCATACCTTCACTATCCACTCACCCATACAAACACCGTTTCAGTCACCCATATAAATCCCTCTTGCCCAAAACCAGGAGAACAATGagaaaattcatagaatagagtagattagatctagagggttttctcccctcttgggggaaaattcctttctcttatagtttagattagatctaagggaaagattgaagattgggatttcaagatcaagattgtaaagatcccctttctaagggtggtaactattctctccaatttctaattcaatacttgtttctttgagatttcctttcttttcttgtttctttagtatgatagagtagattagataggggattggtggccccaaggtagatctatgtggatgtttaatattattgctatttgaattgtgagttgctttgttgttggatgatgaacttgtgtggatgatgttcttcaagctttgtgccgtttgtggccacattaggtagcaaacccaaaggaagtgagtgtgtgcgcgatagcggccactcacgagtctaactcactcacatctccgctcttagttcgaaaggacaagatccgagaggagtggtagacaaagtgttcgatgaaatgccccaaccgaatgaggatgtgggagtccaaagtgtgacgccacttggtaaagtgccacgaactccctagtctattccacatctcgtgCTCACAAAcccatccaaagatagaccacatagagaagcctaaagccccaatctccactttacttttcttttatttattttacataaccactaccaacctttttactctcctacaaatgaatccaacccttagccaatctcgtaactcttttccttcaacctcttagatgccaacacacccattcgattcccattcgccatccttgagagacacgacactcggggagtcttgactcttcgttttatcaccttccacacccacattcaccctcaccgcaatacacacaacatcagatccttaactaaggtcttatacaaaataagaggtgaataccAAGCAAGCacacaaattttcaaattttaaaggtCAAAGTAGGGGTACTTtcaaggttattcaaagagaaaaactttttggcacagatttagcattctccaaagatagaatgaataacaacacatgcCTGTGGCTTGATTTTCtttcaaataaatgaaatagaacCTTGTTaagaaaaattttcattttaagcaCAGCGTGCTTCTTTCCACACATTAGAcaaaacatcgtcctcgatgttgacttagAACATAATGAAACAAGGGCGCAAATAACACATgtatatttccacactttaaaatgagaGTATGAGGTTCAGGTTATCAATAGATGAGGGATAAGAGGTAGAAaacctagtaagcatcccacTTCCATGTAACTCTCAAGCGCATGTACCTGTGATCCTCTTTGTTCTCGCAACAAGTTCTGCATGTAAATATTGAACCTACGAAAGggttatttgataaaataaagtaaagataaAAGTAAAGCAAGGTAAAtatcgggttgcctcccgatcagcgctacgtttaatgtctttagcccgacgaggATGATTTGATGATCTTGTTACTCAGCATCCCAAGGTTCTAGCCTGCAACATTGAACTACTCCTTGCACATTTTCCATTCCATAGTACTTTTTCACTTGATGGCCATTGACTTTGAAACTTCCCTTCTCGGGGTGCATAATCTCCAAGGTACCGTAAGGAAAAACTTTTGTAACAACATATGGCCCGGtccatcttgatttaagtttGCCAGGAAATAGTCTTAATCTGGAATTAAATAGCAGCACCCTGTCCCCTTCGTTAAATTCTTTGTTCTTCTTGATGTGCATGTCATGATAAAACTTTGATCGTTCTttgtaagatctggatgtctCATAAACAAGTA
Coding sequences within it:
- the LOC116010234 gene encoding zonadhesin-like, with protein sequence MPRHTRGEDVDGSYAHAYSSTSLEQPLSPKNNQTTLEQRLNDFIQEAREENTRLKETITKEMLGEIQELRHETLSPLHTVESALAKIMEMIQSQGETDVNAVTLRSRRALPNVVPPPPQSIPTEEPRLDNEETSIPTEEPRLDNEETTNSTEEPRLDNEETTNSTQAPRLDNEETTNSTQAERALEEELRKEEIQPQPSWKGKEVMQEPPLVPKAKLPFPQRFRTDIDNAKYDKFLQMLRQLHVDMPFIDALGEMPRYSKFLKDLLSNKKRLAETATVVLGEELDFVILDMDPDVEISLILGRPFLATARALIDVGEGKLVIRVGDESASFDEQRKNYQLLLQQIFQKDKKNN
- the LOC116010250 gene encoding uncharacterized protein LOC116010250 — translated: MAGQERMFQLNELEEWRLLVYETSRSYKERSKFYHDMHIKKNKEFNEGDRVLLFNSRLRLFPGKLKSRWTGPYVVTKVFPYGTLEIMHPEKGSFKVNGHQVKKYYGMENVQGVVQCCRLEPWDAE